One genomic segment of Musa acuminata AAA Group cultivar baxijiao chromosome BXJ3-3, Cavendish_Baxijiao_AAA, whole genome shotgun sequence includes these proteins:
- the LOC135633874 gene encoding adenylate isopentenyltransferase 5, chloroplastic-like, translated as MVYKDKVVFILGTTGSGKSKLAIALAKSFRGEVVNSDKMQVYDGLGVITNKVTEEESGGVPHHLLGVVHPEADFTASDFRREATRAVESILGRRGLPIVAGGSNSYIEELVEGAGGEFRSRYDCCFLWVDVELPVLHEFVSSRVDKMVEQGLVKEARAAFRPDGDYSRGIWRSIGVSEMDGYFRSEDSAGNGEVKARMLEAAVDAIKANTCRLACCQLQKIRRFCAMGWDVHRIDATEFFQRRGQGSEEELWEEVVGEPGAAIARSFLASKNQNNELDAIANAATF; from the coding sequence ATGGTGTACAAGGACAAGGTCGTCTTCATCCTTGGCACGACTGGGAGCGGCAAGTCCAAGCTCGCCATCGCTCTCGCCAAGAGCTTCCGTGGGGAAGTCGTCAACTCCGACAAGATGCAGGTGTACGACGGCCTCGGTGTGATCACCAACAAGGTGACCGAGGAGGAGTCCGGTGGCGTCCCCCACCACCTTCTTGGGGTAGTGCACCCGGAGGCGGACTTCACCGCTTCGGACTTCCGCCGCGAGGCCACGCGCGCGGTGGAGTCGATCCTCGGCCGCCGCGGCCTCCCCATCGTCGCCGGCGGGTCCAACTCGTACATCGAGGAGCTGGTCGAGGGGGCGGGCGGCGAGTTCCGGTCCCGCTACGACTGCTGCTTCCTGTGGGTGGACGTCGAGCTGCCGGTGCTCCACGAGTTCGTGTCGTCGCGGGTGGACAAGATGGTGGAGCAAGGGCTGGTGAAGGAGGCACGGGCGGCGTTCCGACCGGACGGGGACTACTCGAGAGGAATTTGGAGGTCGATCGGCGTGTCGGAGATGGACGGCTACTTCCGCTCGGAGGACTCGGCAGGCAACGGGGAGGTGAAGGCGCGGATGCTGGAGGCCGCCGTGGACGCGATCAAGGCCAACACTTGCAGGCTGGCGTGCTGTCAGCTGCAGAAGATCCGGCGCTTCTGCGCGATGGGGTGGGACGTGCACCGAATCGATGCCACCGAGTTCTTCCAGAGGCGAGGGCAGGGGTCGGAGGAGGAGCTGTGGGAGGAGGTGGTGGGGGAGCCCGGCGCGGCCATCGCAAGAAGCTTTTTGGCCTCCAAGAACCAGAATAATGAGCTCGATGCCATTGCTAATGCTGCAACGTTCTAG